In Bacteroidales bacterium, one DNA window encodes the following:
- a CDS encoding glycosyl hydrolase family 76: protein MMRLTTAIFFILTFSFCEGNNSENIDEPKRGDNPIDWNAAANSNIHSLLDHYWNPQQHYFNYTNTGNTDFHYWPQAHALDVLLDAYQRIEEDSLVRYMNQWYDGVKKKNGGDFYNIYIDDMEWNALAMLRAYNTLGDDKFKTAARKLWEDIQTGWSDVAGGGIMWKKNTPHSKNACSNGPAAILAARLYQLENQETDLEWAKKIYKWEKETLVDPASGAVWDAAHVEDGEVNINKDWKFTYNQGTFIGAATELYEITGDSTYLEDAIKTADFTLNSLTDYSGRLLKDEGGGDGGLFKGIFVRYLTQLIQLSDLPASDRKRYVNFLEHNAETLWLEGTRKPAVLFGTHWATSPENEIDLTTQLSGTMLIEAAADVL from the coding sequence TGGAATGCTGCAGCCAACAGCAACATTCATTCATTACTGGATCATTACTGGAATCCCCAACAACATTATTTCAATTACACCAATACGGGCAATACAGACTTCCATTACTGGCCGCAGGCACACGCGTTGGATGTGCTTCTGGATGCCTATCAACGTATAGAAGAAGATTCACTGGTTCGTTATATGAATCAATGGTATGATGGGGTTAAAAAGAAAAACGGGGGTGATTTTTATAACATCTATATTGACGACATGGAATGGAACGCCCTGGCCATGTTGAGAGCCTACAACACGCTCGGGGATGATAAATTTAAAACCGCCGCACGGAAACTTTGGGAAGATATACAAACCGGGTGGAGTGATGTGGCCGGGGGAGGAATTATGTGGAAAAAGAATACGCCCCATTCGAAAAATGCGTGTTCCAATGGCCCCGCAGCGATACTGGCAGCCCGTTTGTATCAATTGGAAAACCAGGAAACAGATCTGGAATGGGCTAAAAAGATATATAAATGGGAGAAAGAAACGTTGGTGGATCCTGCTTCCGGTGCAGTATGGGATGCAGCCCATGTGGAAGACGGTGAAGTAAACATCAATAAAGACTGGAAATTTACGTACAATCAGGGTACTTTTATAGGGGCAGCCACAGAGTTGTATGAGATCACCGGAGATTCTACCTATCTGGAAGATGCCATCAAAACGGCTGATTTCACCTTGAACTCGCTTACAGATTACAGCGGACGTCTGCTGAAAGATGAAGGAGGAGGAGACGGGGGATTGTTCAAAGGCATTTTTGTCCGTTACCTGACACAGCTTATTCAGCTTTCTGATCTTCCTGCTTCAGACCGCAAGCGGTATGTCAATTTTCTTGAACACAACGCAGAGACCCTTTGGCTTGAGGGTACCCGGAAACCCGCTGTTTTGTTTGGAACCCATTGGGCAACATCTCCTGAAAATGAAATCGATCTGACTACTCAGCTAAGCGGAACCATGCTGATTGAAGCGGCTGCCGATGTACTTTGA